A DNA window from Streptomyces sp. B21-083 contains the following coding sequences:
- a CDS encoding DUF6183 family protein, giving the protein MNDNDASPGDTASRRPHWEQSSPAELKQLAESRPAELYEAARQLCRSAFSEGSEGRTVARVLGRIVDALADTRSRDCARFVVDIVGLFPQLGPELLEEGDRLRRSAAEKLVKAQQLRDLAALFGELPERLDDPAVEVRACILGELAMIGAGRGRPVLDAYAERLRDLRHPLARLPRTRLDVEHRFGVRVRGLGSVKTSEQLRSRFPEVSATDGGAEGGRKAVESAEAGRAGAVAEPFVVSGWSREPEARFFALPDPLGPDDFNVAFIKELPLACLEGEGTRRGVAVSCRTTPDDVINELFAAAHHGGVNGQGQGGAYARLYAWNSLYALMGLPGDLPFLDAARLVADHRWLRFMAFTDWFHHDTADVAFAVLDPTGTRVAVLAATDTDSDSHSDF; this is encoded by the coding sequence GTGAACGACAACGATGCGTCGCCCGGCGACACTGCTTCCCGCCGGCCCCACTGGGAACAGTCCAGCCCGGCAGAGCTGAAGCAGCTTGCCGAGTCCCGCCCGGCCGAACTGTACGAAGCGGCACGGCAGTTGTGTCGTTCGGCGTTCAGTGAAGGGAGCGAAGGACGCACGGTGGCGCGCGTCCTAGGACGGATCGTCGACGCTCTCGCCGACACGCGCTCCCGGGACTGCGCGAGGTTCGTCGTGGACATCGTGGGGTTGTTCCCCCAACTAGGACCCGAGTTGCTGGAGGAAGGCGACCGGCTCCGGCGTTCGGCGGCTGAGAAGTTGGTCAAGGCGCAGCAACTGCGTGATCTGGCAGCTCTGTTCGGGGAACTTCCCGAGCGGCTCGATGATCCAGCCGTGGAGGTACGGGCCTGCATTCTCGGGGAGCTCGCCATGATCGGCGCGGGGCGTGGCCGGCCCGTACTGGACGCTTACGCGGAGAGACTGCGCGACTTGCGGCACCCGTTGGCCCGGTTGCCGAGGACGCGGCTGGATGTCGAGCACCGGTTCGGGGTTCGTGTGCGGGGCCTCGGGTCGGTGAAGACCTCGGAGCAGCTTCGTTCGCGGTTCCCCGAGGTTTCCGCCACCGACGGCGGTGCGGAAGGCGGGCGTAAGGCCGTTGAGAGTGCCGAGGCCGGGCGGGCGGGGGCGGTTGCCGAGCCCTTTGTCGTCAGTGGCTGGTCCCGTGAGCCCGAGGCGCGTTTCTTCGCGCTGCCTGACCCGCTCGGGCCGGACGACTTCAACGTCGCGTTCATCAAGGAACTGCCCCTGGCTTGTCTGGAGGGCGAGGGTACGCGCCGGGGCGTGGCTGTCAGCTGCCGTACAACGCCCGACGATGTGATCAACGAACTGTTCGCGGCAGCGCACCACGGCGGCGTGAACGGGCAGGGGCAGGGTGGTGCGTACGCCCGGCTGTACGCCTGGAACAGTCTGTACGCGCTGATGGGGCTGCCCGGCGACCTCCCGTTCCTGGACGCGGCGCGGCTCGTCGCCGATCACCGGTGGCTGCGGTTCATGGCGTTCACGGACTGGTTCCATCACGACACGGCGGACGTTGCCTTCGCCGTACTCGATCCCACTGGCACTCGGGTCGCAGTGCTGGCGGCGACGGACACCGACAGCGACTCCCACTCTGACTTCTAG
- a CDS encoding DUF6531 domain-containing protein: protein MNLSEAVRRGTNVGYRPSDWHVLDLDKDPTPGDPTRVRSLARTLHDFADDVSEALRLVKRMAGEDAILTSVGKTADVFRDEFSSVPKNLKKLKKSYDLAGDALAAYWPQLERAQALADRALAKGREAQADLSSAKSLLSSADSWVGRAAKEADKYKDDPTGGKDVDKPDEAKVRAATRDAQNAESAQKSAQADVTSASSALDTAKKMAEDARQMREEAAREAKRKLDEASDAGIQNRSWYEEIGDWVSDNWDTIVAVCKGVVGVVAMIIGGPILGAIVLIAALVVLADTLYKYSKGQASLWDVGFAALDCIPGGKGITSLGKLAKGMKGLGKTGLKGMAKALRGGLRRGADDAVGASKSAKTRCKNGDPVDMVSGEMLMEDTDVELPGLLPLVLRRTHLSTCQWGHWFGPSWASTLDERLELDSDGAVFATDDGMILTYPVPTPGTSVLPLEGPRWPLDWDGEPGAPIRVTDPATGHTRHFAPLGSTTAVHDTFVLTLAALTDRSGRRIDFDRDETGCPTAVRDSAGRHLHIDTEDGRVVGLRLRNEEDGPDGTTLLRYGYSADGHLTEIHNSSGLPLRLTYDERARITSWTDRNGSWYRFTYDDQDRCIRGEGSDGYLSCSIDYDQESRETRYTDSLGHTTTYRHNERRQLVAQTDPLGNTTYAEWDPYNRLLSRTDPLGHTSRFTYDERGNRTSVVRPDGTATTAEYDAFDRPLTITLPTGGRRGYAYDEQGRPTETVAPDGAVTRFAYDPSGGLLSVTNALGAAHLAEPGPLGLPDSTTAPLGGTTRVVRDAFGRIVETVDATGARTRTVWTVEGRPAERVLPDGSSENWTYDGEGNTVRYTGPDGRSVTHAFTHFDRPTARTDADGSTVLFTYDTELRLTAVTSASGAVWSYTYDPAGRLVSETDFNGRTVTYSYDAAGRLTRRVNGAGDITTYVRDACGRVVERHSADAVMTFTHDAAGRLVGATTPYTVLTFTRDAVGRVVTEDCDGRALHMTYDILGRRVERRTPSGTVSRWDWDANNRPAQVRLAGSALSFGYGLSGHETERRLGGTAVLSQEWDAGHRLTSQTVTGQSAHDAGLSGEPLLHRSYTYGQDGGMTVVEDQTYGTRRFTHDRLGRVETVTANDWSERYAYDAAGNVSRADTPEGLRGERVHDGTLVRRAGHITYVHDAQGRLVRQSRKLLSGGAREWTYTWDAEDRLTQVTTPDGRRWTYVYDGLGRRVAKRLLSDDGRVIEETVFTWDGSHLAEQSDGRGNGPTRSWEWAPGTNRALLQLDQNRTDQDEVDRRFYAIVTDLVGTPTELVDEGGRITWRARTTLWGTPFDGRPDAPNNDPIDCPLRFPGQYLDAETGLRYNFRRYYDPENARYLSPDPLGLAPAPNHHAYVTNPLRFIDPLGLVSCEGSNHGISTDRETHIEGQHGPGAQDRVREGADPTGPEPSLPGEFYDDFLWDGDDFVLGRRLMEGVDGTPAIPHPRARAGQNTHLHRFDYGDPVGINGSGRETSVVEVVIRDGNIHTAYPV from the coding sequence GTGAACTTGAGTGAAGCCGTGCGACGGGGGACGAACGTGGGATATCGGCCGTCGGACTGGCACGTTCTTGATCTGGACAAGGACCCGACGCCGGGCGACCCGACCCGGGTGCGGTCTCTGGCGAGGACCCTGCACGACTTCGCCGACGACGTCTCGGAAGCGCTGCGGCTGGTGAAGAGAATGGCAGGCGAAGACGCCATTCTGACGTCGGTGGGCAAGACCGCCGATGTGTTCCGGGACGAGTTCTCCAGCGTTCCGAAGAACCTGAAGAAGCTGAAGAAGTCCTACGACCTGGCCGGGGACGCGCTCGCGGCGTACTGGCCGCAGCTTGAGCGAGCTCAGGCGCTCGCGGACAGGGCACTCGCCAAGGGCCGGGAGGCACAGGCCGATCTTTCGTCCGCCAAGTCCCTTCTGTCGTCAGCCGATTCGTGGGTGGGTCGGGCCGCCAAGGAGGCCGACAAGTACAAGGACGATCCGACCGGAGGGAAGGACGTCGACAAGCCCGACGAAGCGAAGGTGCGGGCCGCGACCCGGGATGCGCAGAACGCCGAGTCGGCGCAGAAATCGGCCCAGGCTGACGTCACTTCGGCCTCCAGTGCTCTGGACACGGCGAAGAAGATGGCCGAGGACGCGCGCCAGATGCGCGAGGAGGCGGCCAGGGAGGCCAAACGGAAACTCGACGAGGCTTCCGACGCCGGTATCCAGAACCGCAGTTGGTACGAGGAGATCGGCGACTGGGTCTCCGACAACTGGGACACCATCGTCGCGGTGTGCAAGGGCGTCGTCGGCGTCGTCGCGATGATCATCGGTGGGCCGATCCTGGGCGCGATCGTCCTGATCGCCGCGCTCGTCGTCCTCGCCGACACCCTCTACAAATACTCGAAAGGCCAAGCCTCCCTCTGGGACGTGGGCTTCGCCGCCCTCGACTGCATACCCGGCGGCAAGGGCATCACGTCCCTCGGCAAACTGGCCAAGGGTATGAAAGGCCTCGGCAAGACCGGGCTCAAGGGCATGGCCAAGGCGCTGAGGGGCGGGCTGCGCCGGGGAGCGGACGACGCGGTGGGCGCGAGCAAGTCCGCGAAGACGCGCTGCAAGAACGGCGACCCGGTCGACATGGTCTCCGGCGAAATGCTCATGGAGGACACCGACGTCGAGCTTCCCGGCCTCCTCCCCCTCGTTCTGCGGCGTACGCATCTCTCGACCTGCCAGTGGGGGCACTGGTTCGGCCCGTCCTGGGCCTCCACGCTCGACGAGCGCCTCGAACTGGACAGCGACGGCGCCGTGTTCGCGACCGACGACGGCATGATCCTCACCTACCCAGTCCCCACACCGGGCACCTCGGTCCTGCCACTCGAGGGTCCGCGCTGGCCGCTGGACTGGGACGGCGAGCCCGGTGCCCCCATCCGCGTCACCGACCCCGCCACGGGCCACACCCGGCACTTCGCCCCGCTCGGCAGCACCACAGCCGTCCATGACACGTTCGTCCTAACGTTGGCCGCACTGACCGACCGCAGCGGACGACGCATCGACTTCGACCGGGACGAGACCGGCTGTCCCACCGCCGTCCGCGACTCCGCCGGCCGCCATCTGCACATCGACACCGAGGACGGCCGAGTCGTCGGGCTGCGGCTGCGCAACGAGGAGGACGGGCCCGACGGCACGACACTGCTGCGCTACGGATACAGCGCCGACGGGCACCTCACCGAGATCCACAACTCCAGCGGCCTTCCGCTCCGGCTCACCTACGACGAGCGGGCACGCATCACGTCCTGGACCGACCGCAACGGTTCCTGGTACCGCTTCACCTACGACGACCAGGACCGCTGTATACGAGGCGAAGGCTCCGACGGGTACCTCTCCTGCTCCATCGACTACGACCAGGAGAGCCGCGAGACGCGCTACACCGACTCCCTGGGCCACACCACCACCTACCGGCACAACGAACGCCGTCAGCTGGTCGCCCAGACCGACCCCCTCGGCAACACGACATACGCCGAGTGGGACCCGTACAACCGGCTGCTCTCCCGTACGGACCCGCTCGGCCACACATCCCGCTTCACCTACGACGAGCGCGGCAACCGCACCTCGGTGGTCCGGCCCGACGGCACGGCCACCACCGCCGAGTACGACGCCTTCGACCGGCCGCTGACGATCACCCTGCCGACCGGCGGCCGCCGCGGGTACGCGTACGACGAGCAGGGCCGCCCGACGGAGACGGTGGCCCCCGACGGGGCGGTCACCAGGTTCGCCTACGACCCGTCAGGCGGCCTCCTGTCCGTCACCAACGCCCTGGGAGCTGCGCACCTGGCCGAGCCGGGCCCGCTGGGTCTGCCCGACTCCACCACGGCGCCGCTGGGCGGCACCACACGAGTCGTGCGCGACGCCTTCGGGCGCATCGTCGAGACGGTCGACGCCACCGGTGCGAGGACGCGCACGGTCTGGACCGTGGAGGGCCGTCCCGCCGAGCGGGTCCTGCCCGACGGAAGCAGCGAGAACTGGACGTACGACGGCGAGGGCAACACCGTCCGCTACACCGGCCCCGACGGCCGAAGCGTCACCCACGCCTTCACCCACTTCGACCGGCCCACCGCGCGCACGGACGCGGACGGCTCGACAGTGCTGTTCACGTACGACACCGAACTCCGCCTCACTGCCGTGACAAGTGCGTCGGGCGCGGTGTGGTCGTACACATACGACCCGGCGGGCCGCCTCGTGAGCGAAACCGACTTCAACGGCCGTACGGTCACCTACTCCTACGACGCGGCGGGCCGACTGACCAGGCGCGTCAACGGCGCCGGCGACATCACCACCTACGTGCGCGACGCCTGCGGCCGGGTCGTCGAGCGGCACTCAGCCGACGCGGTCATGACCTTCACGCACGACGCCGCAGGCCGTCTGGTCGGGGCGACCACCCCATACACGGTTCTCACCTTCACCAGGGACGCGGTCGGCCGTGTCGTCACCGAGGATTGCGACGGCCGCGCTCTGCACATGACGTACGACATCCTCGGCCGACGAGTGGAGCGACGCACGCCGTCGGGCACCGTCAGCAGGTGGGACTGGGATGCGAACAACCGCCCGGCGCAGGTCCGACTCGCGGGCAGCGCGCTGTCCTTCGGGTACGGGCTCTCCGGCCACGAGACCGAGCGGCGGCTCGGCGGGACGGCCGTGCTGTCCCAGGAGTGGGACGCGGGCCACCGCCTGACCAGCCAGACGGTCACCGGCCAGTCCGCCCACGACGCAGGTTTGTCCGGTGAACCACTGCTGCATCGCTCGTACACATACGGGCAGGACGGCGGCATGACCGTCGTCGAGGACCAGACCTACGGCACGCGCCGCTTCACCCACGACCGTCTGGGCAGGGTGGAGACGGTCACCGCCAACGACTGGTCGGAGCGCTACGCCTACGACGCGGCGGGCAACGTCAGCCGGGCCGACACACCCGAGGGCCTGCGGGGAGAGCGCGTCCACGACGGCACTCTCGTACGCCGAGCCGGCCACATCACCTACGTCCACGACGCACAAGGGCGCCTCGTCCGGCAGTCGCGCAAACTGCTGTCCGGAGGCGCGCGGGAGTGGACGTACACATGGGACGCCGAGGACCGCCTCACCCAGGTCACCACCCCGGACGGACGCCGCTGGACGTACGTCTACGACGGTCTGGGCCGACGCGTCGCCAAGCGACTCCTCTCCGACGACGGCCGGGTGATCGAGGAGACCGTCTTCACCTGGGACGGCTCACACCTCGCGGAACAGAGCGACGGCCGAGGCAACGGCCCCACGCGAAGCTGGGAGTGGGCCCCCGGTACCAACCGCGCATTGCTGCAACTCGACCAGAACCGGACCGACCAGGACGAGGTCGACCGCCGCTTCTACGCCATAGTCACCGACCTGGTCGGAACGCCCACCGAGTTGGTCGACGAGGGGGGCCGGATCACCTGGCGTGCCCGAACCACCCTGTGGGGCACGCCCTTCGACGGCCGACCGGACGCCCCGAACAACGACCCGATCGACTGCCCGCTCCGTTTCCCGGGCCAGTACCTCGACGCCGAGACGGGCCTGCGCTACAACTTCCGGCGCTACTACGACCCCGAGAACGCCCGCTACCTCAGCCCCGACCCCCTGGGCCTGGCCCCCGCCCCGAATCACCACGCGTACGTCACCAACCCACTCCGCTTCATCGACCCCCTGGGCCTGGTCAGCTGCGAGGGCAGCAACCACGGAATCAGCACGGATCGCGAAACCCACATCGAGGGCCAGCACGGCCCCGGTGCCCAGGACCGCGTACGCGAAGGAGCGGACCCCACAGGCCCGGAACCTTCCCTGCCCGGCGAGTTCTACGACGACTTCCTCTGGGACGGCGACGACTTCGTCCTGGGCCGACGCCTCATGGAAGGCGTCGACGGAACCCCGGCCATTCCCCACCCCCGGGCCCGAGCGGGCCAGAACACCCACCTCCACCGCTTCGACTACGGCGACCCGGTCGGCATCAACGGCAGCGGGCGGGAGACGAGCGTGGTCGAGGTCGTCATCCGGGACGGCAATATTCATACGGCTTATCCGGTGTGA